The Capsicum annuum cultivar UCD-10X-F1 chromosome 3, UCD10Xv1.1, whole genome shotgun sequence genomic sequence TTTTCAGTGTCTATATAATGGTTCTTTGATGAATTATTCCTTCACATTTTTTTGATTAGATTAGACAAGAGCATTCTGTCTTCTCTAGACTCTATAAGTACTCCAAAATGATTCTGCTGTGTTTGATATATGTTTCTTATTAGTTCAAACAATTTTCCAAGCTGTAAGAATATATCTTTTGCGAAATTTCATGTCATCAATGTACGATGATGCAAGTTGTTCTATTCTAGTTAATCTACCACACAGGATAAATTTGTCTGGATAAAGCAATTTCTGGGTTGTTGTTTCGATAATCATCTTCCTATGGAAAGATTGTTCTATCACATAATTACTTGTCTGTCttcaaatatcaattatttattgACAAACTGGAAGTCTGCTTTTACACATTTTTGTTGGTTCCAACTATCTCTGAACTCTTTTAGCAttccaggaaaggaaaaaaaaaaggcttTTGAATAGCGAGAGGAAGCTATGTGTATGCATAATGTTAGTACCTATGATGAAGCTGGCATAAGTctgttttttaaatttcattaaaaaaagtcTGCTTTTGTGTTACCTTGCTAGGTAGTAAATAACCAAAAGTTGATAAGAAAAGTGTTCTGAATGCTTGCTTAAATTTCAAATACGATGCAGCAAGTAATTATTGGCCTCGATACTGCTGAAATGCTAAGTGAACTAGAGTCATTTGGTCAGTCTGAAGTTGATTATGGCATAGATGATTTTGACGACGAGGACAGTGATATTGATGACGAAGATGACCTCGATGCagatgacaatgatgatgatgatggtgacaGTGACTATGACAACGTACTTGTttatatttcaactcttttactttttAGAATGTGAGTAACTGCACTTTCCATTTAATGAATTAGTTAAAATGCTTGTTCACAGGATTGGGTTGCCATTCTTGATGATGAAGATCAGGATGGGGATTCTGATGGGTCATTGGGGGATTGGGCTAAATTAGAAACCATGCGCTCTTCTCATCCAATGTATTTTGCCAAAAAGATTGCTGAGGTGATTCTCTACATCATTGATTTCACGCCATGGAAAGTCAAAGTTAAATTTAAGAAGGGCATTAAATTAACTTCCTATTGAGTGAAATTGGCACATTAAAGCATTCAGTTTTCTGCACATGCATATGACATGCTGGCATAAACCTTTTGCATCTGTTATCTAATTATTAATTTAACGCTTCTCGTTTGTGGTCTACTTTACTGCTCAGGTTGTGACGGATGATCCTATAGATTTTATGGACCAGCCTCCTGCAGGTCTTGCTATACAAGGCCTTCTAAGGCCATCCTTCCTGGAAGAGCACACTACTATCCAAAAGCAGATATCTGAAGATACGTTGAGTGACTCTGACTTAAACCAGTTAGAAAAAGACGACGAGCACAAAGAAAAGGGTGGTATTCAAATAAATGGCCACAAACATGAGAGTGGATCATCACAAGATATCCAAAGTTGGGAAGaattggaaaaaaatgaaaacctAGGAAATGGAACTTCGTTTTACAAGATAGAGATGATCAGAATTCAGTTAATATCTACCAATGGGAATCAGGTAACAGTGTTTAGGTTTTATGAGGCTCAACATTGAATGATGTTGGTTAACATTCCATTCTTCATTCTGCGCGTTCTCAGTTTATGTAGTGAAATTTCTGTATTTATAGTAATTATGTTGGTCATCTCGAAACTTATTGTCATGAACTATGGAAATCATTGTGGACTTTAATAAGTTCTGATGGCCAAGAGAGCAACAATAAATGAATGACAATTCAACAAGACAGGAATATGAGGGAATAACTATCATTAGaacagaaagaagaaaaaagggttaCTCGTTTTCATTCGATTCCTTAACAGGAAAAATGTTTGTGCTGGATTATACACATTTTTATGCAAAACTGAAAGCTAGTTCCGGAGTTGACTCCATAAGCAGGACTCTGAAACTGTTTGATCTCGTGATGGATTATaaaaaagatatgatgatttcaCTGTGGGATTTTCCCTACCAAGTGTCTCGTAGACAAGATTCATGGGATATTCTTTTTTGCTTTAATTGTTTCAAATGAAATTTCCATGCTTTGTCCATTTTCTTCTTGTGGGAGATCCTgtttacagtttacgtattcaccATTATTCTGGGATTACCaagtttatgtttttttattttgttgctcACAGATCTTTGTTGAGTTAGATGATTTTAGGAGAGCTAGGCCTGATGCAATAGCACATTCAGCTGCCAAAATAATATCTCGGCTTAAAGCTTCTGGAGAGAAAACTACGCAAGCTCTTAGATCTCTCTGTTGGAGATGCAAGGGAATTCAGGTAGAGGTATGTCCCTTCAGCCTGTAATCTCAGATTCAAACATTGTCCTGAGATCAGTAGATTTACTTGTTTTTCTATCCTCAGAAGTTCATTGCTGTACAAGTCAGAGATTGGCCTACAGGGAAAGTAATATAAAGCAAACCTTGCAACTCAACCCCCCTTTCTCATGCACTGGAGAAAATTTGAAAAGATCGGATAAGAAGAGAAACCTGAACATTAACTTtacctataaaaaaaaaaaaagagagaaaccTGAACAACATgtgattgaaaaataaatatcctaaTCCCCACCCAAGGGTGTGgtctagtggtcaatgaagtgggttaagaaccatgaggtctcaagttcaaatcccagcagagacaaaaaaacactaggtgattcttcccatctgttctagtCTTGGTGGACAGCGTATGacctggtacctgttgctggCGGAAAGTGGCAGCAGGTATACCGTAGAATTACTCGAGGTGCGGGAAAGCTAGCCCGGACACCACGGtcatgaaaacaaagaagataaatATCCTAAACctcaattaaacttttttttactGATAACAATGGCTAATATTGTAGTCAAcattttaaattgaaaaacaCGAATTTTGGTTCtggttatgtatttatttttctagTGTGCAGCACTTGGCTGTGTTTGTGATGGAAATGTGTCTTATACCGAACTAGATCTTCTGTTAAGTATGACTCTCGCTGGGGAATTCATCTCAAGTTTCTTATTGCAATTTATGGCAGGAGGTGTCTATGATTGGTGTGGACAGCCTTGGTTTTGACTTGAGAGTTTCCTCTGGGACACAAGTCCAAACACTACGGTTTTCATTTAGAAAGCGGGTAAGATAGTTTTATACGTTGTCTTCTTAGCATTTCGGGACTCCATAATTTCTAGTCGTGTTGCATATCTATTATGTCATAAATGTGTTCCTTCTTTGTGGATCAAAGTCTTTGACACAAACCTGAAGAGCAGGCTCTATCTAGTGGGTACCAGAAGTTAGACACCACTGTTGATGTGTGTGACCACCTCACCTTTAATCTGTTAGAGAGGCATAATTATGCCTTGCAATTGGCATACCCTCACATGCATGCCTAATTTTTTGTTATTGGCCAAACATGTGTAAATTTCTTTGCGATGAAGAGTAGTTGTGAGAAACATGGGACATGCGACCCCAAGTTGTTGGGACTGTGCATTGCTGTTGATGTTAGAACTTAAGGGTGACAGTGAAACATGAATGGAAGACTTTTGCATGCTCTGATGCGAACTTGAAGTGTGTGACTACTTTATTTAAACCTCATGCAATTAGAGAGGGCACATTTCTATTTACTCAATTATGTCTGCAACTGCtaaaacttgaaatttaatgtaaagCCAATTTAAGGGGATCCTATGTGAAAATTTGATAACTCAGATTGAATATAGATAAGGGAAAGGCGGTTTGTGCATACATTTTCTCATGTTTGTTCATCTCAGATCCTAAACCTTCTAGGTTATTGGGATCAAATGTTCTACTACCGAAGGTAGTCCGTTTTTGTTCTTATTTCTTCTGAGCAAGAGACTTTGAAGACATTCTGGTATTAAAGAAAATTCATGGGAAATTAATTGATTTTCTTATACAATTTTTTGGTGTTAGGTAGGTCagcaaaaaataattttccaaaaaaaataacgCTACATAACTAACTCTTAGGGGGTGGGGCCAGGGGGTTTGAGATGGTGGTGCAAGGGAGTGGGGGTTGAGTGACGGTGTGTGacggtggggtggggtggggggttgaAACCATCAGTTAGAAATGACAGGGGATAGTTATGGAATATGACTTCCCTCCTCTTGCCTGGGAAGTTATTTCCAAAAAATTTAGAGGAAAATGTATTCTTAaggaatatagtttccaaaacattTAAGCTATCAAAACATTTAAGGaatatgctttttgcagacgatgtagttctgatagatgagactcgagggggtgtgaatgacaaattagaggtgtggaggcaaactcttgagtctcagggtgagcagaagcaagacagagtatgtggaatgcaagtttaatgacgtgaggcgggagaatgaggtagtagtgaagctggaagcacaggaggtatgtaagagggataagttcaagtatctcgggtccgtgatccagagtaacggtgagattgacgaggatgtctcgcaccgtattggggcgggatggatgaagtggaaactcgtgtcgggggtgctgtgtgataagaaggtgccgcccaagtttaaaggcaaattctacagggtggtagtccgtccggccttgctgtatggagcggagagttggccagttaagaactcccacatccaaaaaatgaaggtggctgaaatgcggatgttgcgctggatgtgtggactgactggaggagatagagttcggaatgagactatccgggagaaggttggtgtgacttcagtggagtgcaagatgcgggaagcacgattgagatggttcggacacgtgaagaggaggggcatggatgctccGGTCCGTAGATGTGAGAGGCTAgtgttggatggttttaggcggggtaggggtaggccgaagaagtactggggtgaggtgattaggcgggacatggaacagttacagctcaccgaggacatgaccctagataggaaggtctggaagacgcgaattacggcagaggattagggccagtttgggtcgctagtgtagggaattacttggtgggggttttattcctgttatgattctgtattccgtgttccatgtttattacgaatctgtgtgctttcctctgctttcctctgttttatattccttatgagtgccgtatttatgttatgtaatctgcttctatgctttactatgtgtttgtgggtatctcgtgccttgagccgggggtctttcggaaacagcctttctacttcatcagaggtagaggtatggactgcgtacatcttacccccccagaccccactaggtgggaatacactgggtttgttgttgatTTCCTCAATACTAAACACACTCATATTGTATTCTTCTGTGCCTGCATTTTCTTTTAGCCATTGTACGTGAAAAGGTAATAGAATGTTGTTTTGCAGGCCTCA encodes the following:
- the LOC107863214 gene encoding uncharacterized protein At3g49140 isoform X1, with amino-acid sequence MFMVEPAAAVAVRFPACSFNRTSRRLSQSDSFFISRDKLRRLTKEHCGGRIRIDKGKCGIKASARDQSSANSGPVKQNAKPSRYHPFEDISDSENGENEEAQLTPAETARTIIEVNSKATLMFSGVVNNEVHENIFWPDLPYITDEIGNIYFQVKNDEDILQTLTAEENVVQVIIGLDTAEMLSELESFGQSEVDYGIDDFDDEDSDIDDEDDLDADDNDDDDGDSDYDNDWVAILDDEDQDGDSDGSLGDWAKLETMRSSHPMYFAKKIAEVVTDDPIDFMDQPPAGLAIQGLLRPSFLEEHTTIQKQISEDTLSDSDLNQLEKDDEHKEKGGIQINGHKHESGSSQDIQSWEELEKNENLGNGTSFYKIEMIRIQLISTNGNQIFVELDDFRRARPDAIAHSAAKIISRLKASGEKTTQALRSLCWRCKGIQVEEVSMIGVDSLGFDLRVSSGTQVQTLRFSFRKRASSEYSAERQLNDLLFPRIHHKSRQKKESQQAES
- the LOC107863214 gene encoding uncharacterized protein At3g49140 isoform X3; translated protein: MFMVEPAAAVAVRFPACSFNRTSRRLSQSDSFFISRDKLRRLTKEHCGGRIRIDKGKCGIKASARDQSSANSGPVKQNAKPSRYHPFEDISDSENGENEEAQLTPAETARTIIEVNSKATLMFSGVVNNEVHENIFWPDLPYITDEIGNIYFQVKNDEDILQTLTAEENVVQVIIGLDTAEMLSELESFGQSEVDYGIDDFDDEDSDIDDEDDLDADDNDDDDGDSDYDNDWVAILDDEDQDGDSDGSLGDWAKLETMRSSHPMYFAKKIAEVVTDDPIDFMDQPPAGLAIQGLLRPSFLEEHTTIQKQISEDTLSDSDLNQLEKDDEHKEKGGIQINGHKHESGSSQDIQSWEELEKNENLGNGTSFYKIEMIRIQLISTNGNQIFVELDDFRRARPDAIAHSAAKIISRLKASGEKTTQALRSLCWRCKGIQVEASSEYSAERQLNDLLFPRIHHKSRQKKESQQAES
- the LOC107863214 gene encoding uncharacterized protein At3g49140 isoform X4, whose amino-acid sequence is MFMVEPAAAVAVRFPACSFNRTSRRLSQSDSFFISRDKLRRLTKEHCGGRIRIDKGKCGIKASARDQSSANSGPVKQNAKPSRYHPFEDISDSENGENEEAQLTPAETARTIIEVNSKATLMFSGVVNNEVHENIFWPDLPYITDEIGNIYFQVKNDEDILQTLTAEENVVQVIIGLDTAEMLSELESFGQSEVDYGIDDFDDEDSDIDDEDDLDADDNDDDDGDSDYDNDWVAILDDEDQDGDSDGSLGDWAKLETMRSSHPMYFAKKIAEVVTDDPIDFMDQPPAGLAIQGLLRPSFLEEHTTIQKQISEDTLSDSDLNQLEKDDEHKEKGGIQINGHKHESGSSQDIQSWEELEKNENLGNGTSFYKIEMIRIQLISTNGNQIFVELDDFRRARPDAIAHSAAKIISRLKASGEKTTQALRSLCWRCKGIQVEKFIAVQVRDWPTGKVI
- the LOC107863214 gene encoding uncharacterized protein At3g49140 isoform X2 codes for the protein MFMVEPAAAVAVRFPACSFNRTSRRLSQSDSFFISRDKLRRLTKEHCGGRIRIDKGKCGIKASARDQSSANSGPVKQNAKPSRYHPFEDISDSENGENEEAQLTPAETARTIIEVNSKATLMFSGVVNNEVHENIFWPDLPYITDEIGNIYFQVKNDEDILQTLTAEENVVQVIIGLDTAEMLSELESFGQSEVDYGIDDFDDEDSDIDDEDDLDADDNDDDDGDSDYDNDWVAILDDEDQDGDSDGSLGDWAKLETMRSSHPMYFAKKIAEVVTDDPIDFMDQPPAGLAIQGLLRPSFLEEHTTIQKQISEDTLSDSDLNQLEKDDEHKEKGGIQINGHKHESGSSQDIQSWEELEKNENLGNGTSFYKIEMIRIQLISTNGNQIFVELDDFRRARPDAIAHSAAKIISRLKASGEKTTQALRSLCWRCKGIQEVSMIGVDSLGFDLRVSSGTQVQTLRFSFRKRASSEYSAERQLNDLLFPRIHHKSRQKKESQQAES
- the LOC107863214 gene encoding uncharacterized protein At3g49140 isoform X5, encoding MFMVEPAAAVAVRFPACSFNRTSRRLSQSDSFFISRDKLRRLTKEHCGGRIRIDKGKCGIKASARDQSSANSGPVKQNAKPSRYHPFEDISDSENGENEEAQLTPAETARTIIEVNSKATLMFSGVVNNEVHENIFWPDLPYITDEIGNIYFQVKNDEDILQTLTAEENVVQVIIGLDTAEMLSELESFGQSEVDYGIDDFDDEDSDIDDEDDLDADDNDDDDGDSDYDNDWVAILDDEDQDGDSDGSLGDWAKLETMRSSHPMYFAKKIAEVVTDDPIDFMDQPPAGLAIQGLLRPSFLEEHTTIQKQISEDTLSDSDLNQLEKDDEHKEKGGIQINGHKHESGSSQDIQSWEELEKNENLGNGTSFYKIEMIRIQLISTNGNQIFVELDDFRRARPDAIAHSAAKIISRLKASGEKTTQALRSLCWRCKGIQKFIAVQVRDWPTGKVI